The following are from one region of the Sandaracinus amylolyticus genome:
- a CDS encoding glycosyltransferase family 2 protein, which yields MIVDVVIPALDEERALPLVLAEIPREVVRRVVVCDNGSRDRTAEVARESGAIVVHEPRRGYGSACLRALRELEAEPPDVVVFLDGDRSDHPQEITRLLQAITEGADLVIGSRVLGERERGSLTPQQIAGNAVACIALRLLYGARYTDLGPFRAIRWSALQKLEMADPDYGWTVEMQIKAARRGLPHAEVPVSYRRRVGVSKVSGTIRGTVMASVTILRWLARHAH from the coding sequence GTGATCGTCGACGTCGTCATCCCCGCGCTCGACGAAGAGCGCGCGCTGCCGCTGGTGCTCGCGGAGATCCCGCGCGAGGTCGTGAGACGCGTCGTCGTCTGCGACAACGGCTCGCGTGATCGAACGGCGGAGGTCGCGCGAGAGAGTGGCGCGATCGTGGTGCACGAGCCGCGACGCGGATACGGCTCGGCGTGTCTGCGTGCGCTGAGAGAGCTCGAAGCGGAGCCGCCGGACGTCGTGGTGTTCCTCGACGGAGATCGCAGCGATCATCCGCAGGAGATCACGCGGTTGCTGCAGGCGATCACGGAAGGCGCCGATCTCGTCATCGGCTCACGCGTGCTGGGAGAGCGCGAGCGCGGCTCGCTCACGCCACAACAGATCGCGGGCAACGCGGTCGCGTGCATCGCGCTGCGTCTGCTCTACGGCGCGCGGTACACGGATCTCGGTCCGTTCCGCGCGATTCGCTGGAGCGCACTGCAGAAGCTCGAGATGGCCGATCCCGACTACGGCTGGACCGTCGAGATGCAGATCAAAGCCGCGCGACGCGGACTGCCACACGCCGAAGTGCCAGTGTCCTATCGACGTCGCGTCGGAGTCTCGAAAGTCAGCGGCACGATCCGAGGCACGGTGATGGCGTCGGTCACCATTCTCCGCTGGCTCGCGCGACACGCGCACTGA
- a CDS encoding LIC_13355 family lipoprotein — protein MGQQRSAWGIALVLLVGCGEPATQNVDAGEIADAAVPLPEEPVLADEIVDAPGATGEGFGDPNNAINGVRGGGPTQGSFDVYSLDYTTRTHLVLGWSGAVIADGPGADLVVFENGFRSAGASGNFMDPIIVSVSRDGETWVDLPHEYAADDPTMYSIAPEDWIGFAGITPVLLNVETNDVDPFDPIAAGGDAFDLSSLPDEGEGAAIRREGARYVRLESAAMRVNPETDRNYPRDPTSNGSDIDGVYARYVVMR, from the coding sequence GTGGGTCAGCAGCGGAGTGCGTGGGGCATCGCGTTGGTGTTGCTCGTCGGGTGCGGCGAGCCCGCGACGCAGAACGTCGATGCGGGGGAGATCGCCGATGCGGCGGTGCCACTTCCCGAGGAGCCGGTGCTCGCGGACGAGATCGTCGACGCGCCCGGCGCCACCGGCGAGGGCTTCGGCGATCCGAACAACGCGATCAACGGCGTGCGCGGGGGCGGGCCGACCCAGGGCTCGTTCGACGTCTACTCGCTCGACTACACGACGCGCACGCACCTCGTGCTCGGTTGGAGCGGCGCGGTGATCGCCGATGGGCCGGGCGCGGATCTCGTCGTCTTCGAGAACGGGTTCCGCTCCGCGGGCGCGAGCGGGAACTTCATGGATCCGATCATCGTGTCGGTGTCGCGCGACGGAGAGACGTGGGTCGATCTTCCGCACGAGTACGCGGCCGACGATCCGACGATGTACTCGATCGCGCCCGAGGACTGGATCGGCTTCGCGGGGATCACGCCGGTGCTGCTGAACGTCGAGACCAACGACGTGGATCCCTTCGATCCCATCGCTGCCGGCGGCGACGCATTCGATCTCTCGTCGCTGCCCGACGAAGGCGAGGGAGCCGCGATCCGTCGCGAGGGTGCGCGCTACGTGCGCCTCGAGAGCGCGGCGATGCGCGTGAACCCCGAGACCGACCGCAACTATCCGCGCGATCCGACGAGCAACGGCTCGGACATCGACGGTGTGTACGCGCGCTACGTGGTGATGCGATGA
- the cobT gene encoding nicotinate-nucleotide--dimethylbenzimidazole phosphoribosyltransferase, with protein MTLPVLDHDAASRARDRQADLTKPRGSLGALEDVVAKMAAIQGRARPRSRPATALIAASDHAVTKHGVSAYPAEVTRAMIDNLARGGAAASVMCASLGVPLVVLDVGVAAPRVPPQREGRRVLRDEVADEALGDLREARAVSPDDAVRVRRAATDAVNAIDELAVLVLGEIGIGNTTAAAAVVSALLDLPPERTVGPGTGLDDEGIVRKRAVVRDAVAALGSDRDPWSVLARVGGRDLLAMAAAAHAAMQRRAVVLADGYVVAASMLALSRAVPDLGARVVFGHCSAEPAHRMVLEQLGARPLLDLGMRLGEASGALAALPLLDLACALHEGMATFAEAAVPDRE; from the coding sequence ATGACGCTTCCGGTGCTCGATCACGATGCCGCGTCGCGCGCGCGAGATCGTCAAGCAGACTTGACCAAGCCGCGCGGGAGCCTCGGCGCGCTCGAGGACGTCGTCGCGAAGATGGCGGCGATCCAAGGGCGCGCCCGGCCGCGCAGTCGGCCTGCGACGGCCCTGATCGCGGCGAGTGATCACGCGGTCACGAAGCACGGCGTCTCGGCGTACCCGGCCGAGGTGACGCGCGCGATGATCGACAACCTCGCGCGGGGTGGCGCGGCGGCGAGCGTGATGTGCGCGTCGCTCGGCGTGCCGCTCGTCGTGCTCGACGTCGGTGTCGCGGCCCCGCGTGTTCCGCCGCAGCGCGAAGGACGTCGAGTGCTCCGCGACGAGGTCGCGGACGAGGCGCTCGGCGATCTGCGCGAGGCGCGCGCGGTCTCGCCCGACGATGCGGTGCGTGTTCGTCGTGCTGCGACGGATGCAGTGAACGCGATCGACGAGCTCGCGGTGCTGGTGCTCGGCGAGATCGGGATCGGCAACACCACCGCGGCTGCGGCGGTGGTCTCGGCGCTGCTCGATCTCCCGCCCGAGCGCACGGTGGGGCCGGGCACCGGGCTCGACGACGAAGGGATCGTCCGCAAGCGCGCGGTGGTGCGCGATGCGGTCGCGGCGTTGGGCAGTGATCGCGATCCGTGGTCGGTGCTCGCGCGGGTCGGTGGTCGGGATCTGCTCGCGATGGCGGCCGCGGCGCACGCGGCGATGCAGCGTCGCGCGGTGGTGCTCGCCGATGGGTACGTGGTCGCGGCATCGATGCTCGCGCTCTCGCGTGCGGTGCCCGATCTCGGCGCGCGCGTCGTGTTCGGGCACTGCTCGGCGGAGCCGGCGCATCGCATGGTCCTCGAGCAGCTCGGCGCGCGACCGCTGCTCGATCTCGGGATGCGGCTCGGTGAGGCGAGCGGCGCGCTCGCTGCGCTGCCGCTGCTCGATCTCGCGTGCGCGCTGCACGAGGGCATGGCGACGTTCGCGGAGGCGGCGGTGCCGGATCGCGAATGA
- a CDS encoding adenosylcobinamide-GDP ribazoletransferase, whose translation MNVPWIRGARAAFVFLTRIPVGGFPYTKDDFRWAGAYFPFVGAVLGAIAGIVMIALLPAGAMAAAICCVALSMMLTGAFHEDGLADTADALGGAYDREKLFVILKDSRVGSFGAAALFVVLALRVALLARLESEALIACVLSACIARTPPVWMMAALPYVTNDEHSKSRHLTRGGARQAWVATILTSAVIAIAMTWGGLSVTRVVVMLVALAVAAAICTWRFVVRAGGITGDFLGATEQVGECVVLLALAMTAA comes from the coding sequence ATGAACGTGCCGTGGATTCGCGGCGCACGCGCCGCGTTCGTGTTCCTCACGCGCATCCCGGTGGGAGGCTTTCCGTACACGAAGGACGACTTCCGCTGGGCGGGCGCCTACTTCCCGTTCGTCGGCGCGGTGCTCGGTGCGATCGCGGGGATCGTGATGATCGCGCTGCTCCCCGCGGGGGCGATGGCCGCGGCGATCTGCTGCGTGGCGCTCTCGATGATGCTCACCGGCGCGTTCCACGAGGACGGGCTCGCCGACACCGCGGATGCGCTCGGCGGTGCGTACGATCGCGAGAAGCTCTTCGTGATCCTCAAGGACAGCCGCGTCGGGAGCTTCGGCGCAGCGGCGCTCTTCGTGGTGCTCGCGCTGCGCGTGGCGCTGCTCGCGCGGCTCGAGAGCGAGGCGCTGATCGCTTGTGTGCTCTCGGCATGCATCGCGCGGACGCCGCCGGTGTGGATGATGGCGGCGCTGCCCTACGTGACGAACGACGAGCACAGCAAGAGCCGCCACCTCACGCGGGGTGGAGCGCGTCAGGCTTGGGTCGCGACGATCCTGACGAGCGCGGTGATCGCGATCGCGATGACGTGGGGCGGGTTGAGCGTGACGCGCGTCGTCGTGATGCTGGTCGCGCTCGCGGTCGCGGCGGCGATCTGCACCTGGCGATTCGTGGTCCGTGCGGGCGGGATCACCGGCGACTTCCTCGGCGCGACCGAGCAGGTCGGTGAGTGTGTGGTGCTGCTCGCGCTCGCGATGACGGCAGCATGA
- a CDS encoding histidine phosphatase family protein gives MSSLVVIRHAKTHAPGRCVGRTDVDVETPHEEAGRVILGHVAEHPVRVVWSSSLSRCAAPAALVARALRVPHRIDARLFEIDHGAFEGRAWDEIEPLALARWMRAWEHEGAPGGESARDVEARVRTWWGELDHDALLVAHAGVARALRVIVDGIAWPDAMSLAITHLAIDAVHRRG, from the coding sequence ATGAGCTCGCTCGTCGTGATCCGGCACGCGAAGACGCACGCGCCCGGTCGCTGCGTCGGGCGCACCGACGTGGACGTCGAGACGCCGCACGAGGAAGCGGGGCGCGTGATCCTCGGGCACGTCGCCGAGCACCCGGTGCGGGTCGTGTGGTCGTCGTCGCTCTCGCGTTGCGCAGCGCCCGCGGCGCTCGTCGCGCGTGCGCTCCGGGTCCCGCATCGGATCGACGCGCGCCTCTTCGAGATCGATCACGGCGCGTTCGAGGGACGCGCGTGGGACGAGATCGAGCCCCTCGCGCTCGCGCGCTGGATGCGCGCCTGGGAGCACGAAGGTGCGCCGGGCGGCGAGAGCGCGCGCGACGTGGAAGCGAGAGTGCGCACGTGGTGGGGCGAGCTCGATCACGACGCGCTGCTGGTCGCGCACGCCGGCGTCGCGCGTGCGCTGCGCGTGATCGTGGACGGCATCGCGTGGCCGGACGCGATGTCGCTCGCGATCACGCACCTCGCGATCGACGCCGTGCACCGCCGCGGCTGA
- a CDS encoding cupredoxin domain-containing protein → MSDVRRVFVVLGIALSAACGSGGASTPPNPDGRPEITVRVGAEGYEPAEVTAAAGAPVRLVFTRTTDEGCGQQLVFPSLDIRRDLPLNEPVAVDLTMPAEGRVRFTCGMDMYDGTLVAQ, encoded by the coding sequence ATGTCTGATGTTCGTCGTGTCTTCGTGGTGCTCGGAATCGCTCTGTCCGCCGCGTGCGGATCGGGCGGCGCGTCGACGCCGCCGAACCCCGATGGCCGCCCCGAGATCACGGTGCGCGTCGGGGCCGAGGGCTACGAGCCCGCCGAGGTGACCGCCGCTGCGGGCGCGCCGGTGCGGCTGGTGTTCACGCGCACGACCGACGAGGGCTGCGGTCAGCAGCTCGTCTTCCCGTCGCTCGACATTCGCCGTGATCTGCCGCTCAACGAGCCGGTCGCGGTCGATCTCACGATGCCCGCCGAGGGTCGCGTCCGCTTCACCTGCGGCATGGACATGTACGACGGAACGCTGGTCGCGCAGTGA
- a CDS encoding efflux RND transporter permease subunit, with translation MIARIIDACAHHRGLVLLAGLALGIAGWVAMQRVPLDAIPDLSDPQVIVFSEWEGRSPTLIEDQITYPIVTALLGAPRVVEVRGQSMFGMSFVYVVFEEGTDPYWARSRVLEQLQSASARLPAGVAPRLGPDASGIGWIYQYALVDTSGTHDLGELRTLQDFSIRYALASVPGVAEIATVGGFLPQYQVTLDPARLRAHGIALADVADAIRRSNQDVGGRLLEMSEREYVVRGRGYLRGSEDIERVVVRRSESGAALTVGDLGSVRIGGDLRRGAADWNGEGEVVSGIVVMRQGENALDVIRRVEARIDELAPSLPEGVELRPVYDRSALIERAIDTLRHALTEEMIVVALVILLFLLHVRSALLPIIALPLAVLIAFIPMALFGMPATIMSLGGIAIAIGATVDAEIVMVEAAHKKLEHAPPDLTPAQRQKLLAEAAHEVTPAIFFSLLIVAVSFIPVFGLTGQAGRLFRPLAFTKTCVMLSAALLSITVAPAMRDLLIRGRIRSEEHHPVSRLVRRFYEPFVHVALENPRTTLLIGLFAVLSALPLVPRLGSEFMPPLDEGDLLYMPTTFPGISIEEARRQMQIQDALLREFPEVENVLGKVGRADTPTDPAPLSMAETVVQLKPRSEWRTRYERRWYHGRTPSWMRPALSAIWPDFRTITRDELVDEMNARLRLVGWTNAFTQPIRNRIDMLATGIRTPVGIKVHGRDLLEIERAGIAIERVVHEVPGTRSVLFERQQGGVYLDVVPDRDALARYGLTIEDVNEVVERAIGGDEITTTIEGRARFGVSVRYAEDFRSSPEAIEDALVPVGEGRHVALREVADVRVEAGPPMVRDESGMLVGYVYVDVDEDRDLGSYVEDARAAVDGAIARGAVVLPEGGHLRWTGQYELMLETEARMKILIPLALLAVIVLLYLQFRDLTEVLIVLLSVPFALVGSVWALWLLDYHLSTAVWVGVIALIGLAAQTGVVMIVYIDQAYEKRLREGRIRTLADIVDAHAEGTIQRVRPKLMTVGTMLVGLVPLLWAEGSGADVMKRIAAPMVGGLITSAFLTLELIPVVYTYWRNEQLAHRRIGEVVPELLLELRKIIVIIQASAALLVASLALRLYVDGYDAALTTAHVAGGAGLVLGAMVYAWARRRALGVISGREPAELVGESNV, from the coding sequence ATGATCGCGCGCATCATCGACGCCTGCGCGCACCACCGCGGGCTCGTGCTGCTCGCGGGCCTCGCGCTCGGCATCGCGGGGTGGGTCGCGATGCAGCGCGTCCCGCTCGACGCGATCCCCGATCTCTCCGATCCCCAGGTGATCGTCTTCAGCGAGTGGGAAGGACGCTCGCCCACGCTGATCGAGGACCAGATCACCTACCCGATCGTCACCGCGCTGCTCGGCGCGCCGCGCGTCGTCGAGGTGCGCGGCCAGAGCATGTTCGGGATGTCGTTCGTCTACGTCGTCTTCGAGGAGGGCACCGATCCCTACTGGGCTCGTTCGCGCGTGCTCGAGCAGCTCCAGAGCGCGAGCGCGCGACTGCCCGCGGGGGTCGCGCCGCGCCTCGGTCCCGACGCGAGCGGCATCGGATGGATCTACCAGTACGCGCTGGTCGACACCTCGGGCACCCACGATCTCGGCGAGCTGCGCACGCTGCAGGACTTCTCGATCCGCTACGCGCTCGCGAGCGTTCCCGGCGTGGCAGAGATCGCGACCGTCGGCGGTTTCTTGCCACAGTACCAAGTGACGCTCGACCCCGCGCGGCTCCGTGCGCACGGCATCGCGCTCGCCGACGTCGCCGACGCAATCCGCCGCAGCAACCAGGACGTCGGCGGGCGCCTGCTCGAGATGTCGGAGCGCGAGTACGTCGTGCGAGGGCGCGGCTACCTGCGCGGCAGCGAGGACATCGAGCGCGTCGTGGTGCGTCGCTCGGAGAGCGGCGCCGCGCTCACCGTCGGCGACCTCGGGAGCGTGCGGATCGGCGGCGATCTGCGTCGCGGCGCGGCCGACTGGAACGGCGAGGGCGAGGTCGTCTCGGGCATCGTCGTGATGCGCCAGGGCGAGAACGCGCTCGACGTGATCCGCCGCGTCGAGGCGCGCATCGACGAGCTCGCGCCCTCGCTGCCCGAAGGGGTCGAGCTGCGCCCGGTCTACGATCGATCGGCGCTGATCGAGCGCGCGATCGACACGCTGCGCCACGCGCTGACCGAGGAGATGATCGTCGTCGCGCTCGTCATCCTCCTCTTCCTGCTGCACGTGCGCTCGGCGCTGCTCCCGATCATCGCGCTGCCGCTCGCCGTGCTCATCGCGTTCATCCCGATGGCGCTCTTCGGCATGCCCGCGACGATCATGTCGCTCGGCGGCATCGCGATCGCGATCGGCGCGACCGTCGACGCCGAGATCGTGATGGTCGAGGCGGCGCACAAGAAGCTCGAGCACGCTCCCCCCGATCTCACACCCGCGCAGCGCCAGAAGCTGCTCGCCGAAGCCGCGCACGAGGTCACGCCCGCGATCTTCTTCTCGCTGCTGATCGTCGCGGTCTCGTTCATCCCGGTCTTCGGGCTCACCGGCCAAGCGGGCCGTCTCTTCCGCCCGCTCGCGTTCACCAAGACCTGCGTGATGCTCTCGGCCGCGCTGCTCTCGATCACCGTCGCGCCCGCGATGCGCGATCTGCTGATCCGCGGTCGCATCCGGAGTGAAGAGCATCATCCGGTCTCGCGTCTCGTGCGGCGCTTCTACGAGCCCTTCGTGCACGTCGCGCTGGAGAACCCGCGCACGACGCTGCTCATCGGGCTCTTCGCCGTGCTCTCCGCGCTGCCCCTCGTGCCGCGCCTCGGCAGCGAGTTCATGCCGCCGCTCGACGAGGGCGACCTGCTCTACATGCCGACGACGTTCCCCGGCATCTCGATCGAAGAAGCGCGACGGCAGATGCAGATCCAGGACGCGCTGCTCCGCGAATTCCCCGAGGTCGAGAACGTGCTCGGCAAGGTCGGTCGCGCCGACACGCCGACCGATCCCGCGCCGCTCTCGATGGCCGAGACCGTCGTGCAGCTGAAGCCGCGCAGCGAGTGGCGCACGCGCTACGAGCGACGCTGGTACCACGGCCGCACGCCCTCGTGGATGCGCCCCGCATTGAGCGCGATCTGGCCGGACTTCCGCACGATCACGCGCGACGAGCTCGTCGACGAGATGAACGCGCGGCTGCGTCTCGTCGGCTGGACCAACGCGTTCACCCAGCCGATCCGCAACCGCATCGACATGCTCGCGACCGGCATCCGCACGCCGGTCGGCATCAAGGTGCACGGCCGCGACCTGCTCGAGATCGAGCGCGCCGGGATCGCGATCGAGCGCGTGGTGCACGAGGTCCCCGGCACGCGCAGCGTGCTCTTCGAGCGCCAGCAGGGCGGCGTGTACCTCGACGTCGTGCCCGATCGCGACGCGCTCGCGCGCTACGGGCTGACCATCGAGGACGTGAACGAGGTCGTCGAGCGCGCCATCGGCGGCGACGAGATCACCACGACGATCGAAGGGCGCGCGCGCTTCGGCGTGAGCGTTCGCTACGCCGAGGACTTCCGCTCGAGCCCCGAGGCCATCGAGGACGCGCTCGTCCCCGTCGGCGAAGGACGACACGTCGCGCTGCGCGAGGTCGCGGACGTGCGCGTCGAAGCCGGTCCGCCGATGGTGCGCGACGAGAGCGGCATGCTCGTCGGGTACGTCTACGTCGACGTCGACGAAGATCGCGATCTCGGCAGCTACGTCGAGGACGCGCGCGCGGCGGTGGACGGTGCGATCGCACGTGGCGCGGTCGTGCTGCCCGAGGGCGGGCACCTGCGGTGGACCGGTCAGTACGAGCTGATGCTCGAGACCGAGGCGCGCATGAAGATCCTGATCCCGCTCGCGCTGCTCGCGGTGATCGTCCTGCTCTACCTGCAGTTCCGCGATCTCACCGAGGTGCTGATCGTGCTGCTGAGCGTGCCGTTCGCGCTCGTCGGCAGCGTGTGGGCGCTGTGGCTGCTCGACTATCACCTCTCGACGGCGGTCTGGGTCGGCGTGATCGCGTTGATCGGCCTCGCCGCGCAGACCGGCGTCGTGATGATCGTCTACATCGATCAGGCGTACGAGAAGCGCCTGCGCGAAGGACGCATCCGCACGCTCGCCGACATCGTCGACGCGCACGCCGAGGGCACGATCCAGCGCGTGCGCCCGAAGCTCATGACCGTCGGCACGATGCTCGTGGGTCTCGTGCCGCTGCTCTGGGCCGAGGGCTCGGGCGCCGACGTGATGAAGCGGATCGCCGCGCCGATGGTCGGCGGATTGATCACGAGCGCGTTCCTCACGCTCGAGCTCATCCCCGTCGTCTACACGTACTGGCGCAACGAGCAGCTCGCGCACCGACGCATCGGCGAGGTGGTGCCCGAGCTCCTGCTCGAGCTGCGGAAGATCATCGTGATCATCCAGGCGTCGGCGGCGCTGCTCGTCGCGTCGCTCGCGCTGCGTCTCTACGTCGACGGATACGATGCGGCGCTGACGACCGCGCACGTCGCGGGCGGCGCGGGCCTCGTCCTCGGCGCGATGGTGTATGCATGGGCGCGCCGCCGCGCGCTCGGTGTGATCTCGGGCCGCGAGCCCGCTGAGCTGGTAGGAGAGTCGAATGTCTGA
- a CDS encoding efflux RND transporter periplasmic adaptor subunit — MSDTTREIPGLRAMAIVRWVLLVAIAALAAGTWWTYVLRDEPVSEGEARFYCPMHPQIRSATPGTCPICYMRLEPIPDDTGTHEHADHEEAPPPSVEPVAVMLTTERVQRAGIATEVVRRVPLEQSARWAAVIEAREGARAEVRVRTDAFVERLVVREPGVRVRAGQVLAHVYAPEILRTAEELRVARRWPAIPGAEHAETPPVDAALRERLALLGVAESDIDTLISGSTRTIPLRAPIAGHVTAITATRGGYATPETALFEISDLSQVRVVASASASELDLLEGEAHFVSRDGGEPVALSLELIEPRVETDTRTARVRFLARNPGVALLPGAIGEVRIEGTTREQLVVSRDAVIDTGESRYVFVARDGGLFEPRPVELGALIGEHRVITSGLEPGERVVTRGAFVLDSESRLHAALAPSEASE; from the coding sequence ATGAGCGACACGACCCGTGAGATCCCGGGCCTGCGCGCGATGGCGATCGTGCGGTGGGTCCTGCTCGTCGCGATCGCCGCGCTCGCCGCGGGCACGTGGTGGACGTACGTGCTGCGCGACGAGCCGGTGAGCGAGGGCGAGGCGCGCTTCTACTGCCCGATGCACCCGCAGATCCGCTCGGCGACCCCGGGCACCTGCCCCATCTGTTACATGCGGCTCGAGCCGATCCCCGACGACACCGGCACGCACGAGCACGCGGATCACGAAGAAGCGCCGCCGCCGAGCGTCGAGCCCGTCGCGGTGATGCTCACGACCGAGCGCGTGCAGCGCGCGGGGATCGCGACCGAGGTCGTGCGCCGGGTGCCGCTCGAGCAGTCGGCGCGATGGGCCGCGGTGATCGAAGCGCGCGAGGGCGCGCGCGCCGAGGTGCGCGTCCGCACCGATGCGTTCGTCGAGCGGCTCGTGGTGCGCGAGCCCGGCGTGCGGGTGCGCGCCGGACAGGTGCTCGCGCACGTCTACGCGCCCGAGATCCTGCGCACGGCCGAAGAGCTGCGCGTCGCGCGGCGCTGGCCCGCGATCCCGGGCGCCGAGCACGCAGAGACGCCGCCGGTCGATGCCGCGCTGCGCGAGCGCTTGGCATTGCTCGGGGTCGCCGAGTCGGACATCGACACGCTGATCTCCGGGAGCACGAGGACGATCCCGCTGCGCGCGCCGATCGCCGGTCACGTCACCGCGATCACCGCGACGCGCGGCGGGTACGCGACCCCCGAGACGGCTCTCTTCGAGATCTCCGATCTCTCGCAGGTGCGCGTCGTCGCGTCGGCGAGCGCGAGCGAGCTCGACCTCCTCGAAGGCGAAGCACACTTCGTCTCGCGTGATGGGGGCGAGCCGGTCGCGCTCTCGCTCGAGCTGATCGAGCCGCGCGTCGAGACCGACACCCGCACCGCGCGCGTCCGCTTCCTGGCGCGCAACCCCGGCGTCGCGCTGCTCCCCGGCGCGATCGGCGAGGTGCGCATCGAGGGCACCACGCGCGAGCAGCTCGTCGTGTCTCGCGACGCGGTGATCGACACCGGCGAGTCCCGCTACGTGTTCGTCGCGCGCGACGGTGGGCTCTTCGAGCCGCGCCCGGTCGAGCTCGGCGCGCTCATCGGCGAGCACCGCGTCATCACGTCGGGGCTCGAGCCGGGCGAGCGCGTCGTCACGCGCGGCGCGTTCGTGCTCGACTCCGAGAGCCGCCTGCACGCGGCGCTCGCACCGAGCGAGGCGTCGGAATGA